In a genomic window of Salegentibacter salegens:
- a CDS encoding lipid-A-disaccharide synthase N-terminal domain-containing protein, whose amino-acid sequence MSGSWIVYAIGFLAQLLFSARLIMQWIKSEETKKIQIPTLFWKLSLQGAVLLFIYGYLRDDMAIMLGQFLVYGGYFRNLQLQGEWGKSGIMFKIYVIGLPILIALYIIFLGQLNWEDLIKGDNISTWLIILGIVGQLIYTTRFIYQWIHAERNNESDLPLKFWIISLVGSILIFTYGIFRDDPVLIAAHFFGGIVYIRNLFIIRKSAE is encoded by the coding sequence ATGAGTGGTAGTTGGATTGTGTATGCCATTGGTTTTTTGGCCCAGCTTTTATTTTCTGCAAGATTAATAATGCAGTGGATAAAGTCAGAAGAAACTAAAAAAATTCAAATTCCAACGCTATTCTGGAAGCTTAGTCTGCAAGGCGCCGTATTACTTTTTATTTATGGATATCTACGGGACGATATGGCCATTATGCTCGGTCAATTCCTGGTGTATGGCGGTTATTTTAGAAACCTCCAGTTACAGGGAGAGTGGGGAAAATCTGGGATCATGTTTAAGATTTATGTAATTGGATTACCAATTCTAATCGCATTATATATCATCTTTCTTGGGCAGTTAAATTGGGAAGACCTCATTAAGGGTGATAATATTTCTACCTGGCTTATAATTCTGGGAATTGTTGGTCAACTTATTTACACCACCCGTTTTATCTATCAATGGATTCACGCCGAAAGAAATAACGAGTCAGATTTACCTCTTAAATTCTGGATTATTAGTCTCGTGGGATCAATTCTTATTTTTACTTATGGTATATTCAGGGACGACCCGGTTTTAATCGCGGCCCACTTCTTTGGGGGCATCGTTTATATCAGGAATTTATTTATAATAAGGAAATCGGCTGAGTAG
- a CDS encoding pseudouridine synthase produces MSRNDKSKGGKVSGRQGGGNTKKSSARGNAPIKQQQSAPKTPSKTDGIRLNKYIANAGICSRRDADIFISAGNVTVNGNVVTEMGYKVAPTDEVKFDGRRVNPDKPEYFVLNKPKGIYVTGSIEKGGKTVMDIMAKATKAKLDPVGKLDTQAMGLLVFTNDGTLAKRLGKPRNGIRQIYQVNLTKPLSVEHLEKIRNGVILEDGKVNIQDISYIAERPKNEVGIETNSTKNHIIQRLFKSQGYEVEKLDRVVFGGLTKKDLPRGRFRRLTDQEVINLGML; encoded by the coding sequence ATGAGTAGAAACGATAAATCTAAAGGTGGAAAAGTTAGCGGAAGACAGGGTGGTGGAAACACCAAAAAGTCTTCAGCCCGCGGCAATGCGCCTATAAAACAGCAGCAGTCGGCTCCTAAAACTCCTTCCAAAACCGATGGAATTCGTTTAAATAAATATATTGCCAACGCCGGAATTTGTTCTCGTCGTGATGCCGATATTTTTATTTCTGCCGGAAACGTAACCGTGAATGGAAATGTGGTTACCGAAATGGGTTATAAAGTAGCCCCAACCGATGAGGTTAAATTTGACGGAAGAAGAGTAAACCCCGATAAGCCAGAATATTTTGTCTTGAATAAACCAAAAGGTATTTATGTAACCGGGAGTATAGAAAAAGGAGGTAAAACCGTAATGGATATTATGGCTAAAGCCACAAAGGCGAAACTTGATCCCGTGGGAAAATTAGATACCCAGGCAATGGGGCTTCTAGTTTTTACCAATGATGGTACTTTGGCTAAAAGGCTGGGTAAACCAAGAAACGGAATTAGGCAAATTTACCAGGTAAACCTTACCAAACCACTTTCTGTAGAACATTTAGAGAAAATTAGAAACGGTGTGATCCTGGAAGACGGGAAAGTGAACATTCAGGATATTAGTTACATTGCCGAGAGGCCTAAGAACGAAGTTGGGATAGAAACCAACAGCACAAAAAATCATATTATACAAAGACTTTTTAAAAGTCAGGGATATGAAGTTGAAAAACTGGATCGTGTAGTTTTTGGCGGACTAACGAAAAAAGACCTTCCGCGTGGCCGTTTTAGAAGGCTTACAGATCAGGAAGTTATTAATTTAGGAATGCTTTAA
- the speB gene encoding agmatinase encodes MSKKNYAGIPDKYSRIDDAKVVLIPVPYDGTSSWQKGADKGPEAFLEASENMELYDIETKSEVYRKGIYLAPAVTEDSSPEKMVDTVYKTVKNYIKQEKFVTIFGGEHSVSIGTIRAFNESFEDLTVVQIDAHADLRPEYEGSACNHACALHEASKNSNLVQVGIRSMDVSEVDHMDENQVYFAHNLYEDWQDDAIGQMTPNVFITIDLDAFDPSIMPSTGTPEPGGLFWYETLEFLKMMFKKKNVVGFDIVELCPNENEKSSDFLAAKLYYKMLSYKFKYQNYNEEDEDE; translated from the coding sequence ATGAGCAAAAAGAATTACGCCGGAATACCCGACAAATACTCGCGTATAGATGACGCGAAAGTGGTATTGATCCCGGTTCCTTACGATGGAACAAGTAGCTGGCAAAAAGGGGCAGATAAAGGTCCTGAAGCTTTTCTGGAAGCTTCAGAGAATATGGAACTTTATGATATTGAGACAAAATCTGAAGTCTATAGAAAAGGAATTTATCTTGCACCGGCGGTTACAGAAGATTCTTCGCCGGAAAAAATGGTAGATACCGTTTATAAAACCGTAAAGAATTATATCAAACAAGAGAAGTTTGTAACCATTTTTGGGGGAGAACATTCAGTTTCCATCGGGACTATTCGCGCATTTAATGAAAGTTTTGAAGATCTTACCGTAGTGCAAATTGATGCCCATGCCGATCTTAGACCAGAGTATGAAGGTTCTGCTTGCAATCACGCCTGCGCATTACATGAGGCTAGTAAGAATAGCAACTTGGTACAGGTAGGTATTCGTTCTATGGATGTTTCTGAGGTAGATCATATGGATGAAAATCAGGTGTATTTTGCGCATAATCTTTATGAAGACTGGCAGGATGATGCCATTGGCCAAATGACGCCAAATGTTTTTATTACTATAGATTTAGACGCTTTTGATCCTTCCATAATGCCATCTACAGGAACTCCAGAGCCTGGAGGACTTTTCTGGTACGAGACCCTGGAATTCCTTAAAATGATGTTTAAAAAGAAAAATGTTGTAGGTTTTGACATTGTAGAGCTTTGCCCAAATGAAAACGAGAAATCATCAGATTTTCTCGCGGCCAAGCTTTATTATAAAATGTTGAGCTACAAATTCAAATACCAAAATTATAACGAAGAAGACGAAGATGAGTAA
- a CDS encoding deoxyhypusine synthase family protein, which produces MSKGAISQFIEKYYLHFNSAALVDAAKDYEKQLEGGSKMLVSLAGAMSTAEIGKIFAEMIRNDKLHIISCTGANLEEDVMNLVAHSHYKRVPNYRDLTPQDEWDLLEKGLNRVTDTCIPEEEAFRRIQEHIVKIWKDAEANGERYFPHEFLYKLLLSGVLEEHYEIDLKDSWMYAAAEKNLPMVVPGWEDSTLGNIFASYVLKGELKASTMKSGIEYMTFLADWYTNNSKEGIGFFQIGGGIAGDFPICVVPMLYQDMERTDTPFWSYFCQISDSTTSYGSYSGAVPNEKITWGKLDINTPKHIIESDATIVAPLIFAYLLDM; this is translated from the coding sequence ATGAGTAAAGGAGCGATTTCCCAATTTATAGAAAAATATTATTTACATTTTAATTCCGCAGCGCTTGTAGATGCTGCAAAAGATTACGAAAAACAGCTGGAAGGCGGTTCAAAAATGCTGGTTTCACTTGCCGGTGCAATGAGTACGGCAGAGATAGGTAAGATCTTTGCCGAAATGATTCGCAATGACAAATTGCATATTATTTCCTGTACCGGGGCTAACCTGGAGGAGGATGTAATGAACCTGGTTGCGCATTCGCATTATAAAAGAGTTCCAAACTATCGTGATCTAACCCCTCAGGATGAATGGGATCTTTTAGAAAAGGGTTTAAACCGGGTAACTGATACCTGTATTCCAGAGGAAGAAGCTTTTAGAAGAATTCAGGAACATATTGTAAAAATATGGAAAGATGCTGAAGCCAACGGCGAAAGGTATTTTCCGCACGAATTTCTTTATAAATTATTACTTTCCGGGGTTTTGGAAGAGCATTATGAAATTGATCTAAAAGATTCCTGGATGTATGCCGCAGCTGAAAAGAATTTACCAATGGTTGTTCCCGGTTGGGAAGATAGTACGCTTGGGAATATTTTTGCCAGCTATGTGCTTAAAGGCGAACTCAAAGCAAGCACCATGAAATCTGGAATTGAATATATGACCTTTCTAGCCGATTGGTACACAAACAATTCTAAAGAAGGCATTGGGTTCTTTCAAATTGGTGGCGGTATTGCCGGAGATTTCCCAATATGTGTTGTGCCAATGCTGTACCAGGATATGGAAAGAACCGATACACCTTTTTGGAGCTATTTCTGCCAGATTTCAGATTCTACCACCAGTTACGGGTCTTATTCTGGAGCTGTTCCTAACGAGAAAATTACCTGGGGAAAACTTGATATAAACACTCCAAAACATATTATAGAAAGCGACGCAACCATTGTGGCACCATTGATTTTTGCTTACTTGCTGGATATGTAA
- a CDS encoding nucleoside deaminase yields the protein MKKDHSYFLKRAIQLAEEGMDKGNGGPFGAVIVKDGEIIAEANNKVTASNDPTAHAEVVAIRKACEKLQDFQLENCILYTSCEPCPMCLGAIYWARPEKVFYALNREDAAKIGFDDQFIYDEIALKMDNRKIPFENLMREEGLPVFQKWEAKGDRVDY from the coding sequence ATGAAAAAAGATCATAGCTATTTTCTGAAAAGAGCCATTCAATTGGCCGAAGAAGGTATGGATAAAGGTAATGGCGGCCCGTTTGGGGCAGTAATTGTAAAGGATGGCGAAATTATAGCTGAAGCGAATAATAAAGTAACGGCCAGTAACGACCCAACAGCGCACGCCGAGGTTGTGGCCATTAGAAAGGCTTGTGAGAAATTACAGGATTTTCAACTGGAAAATTGTATTTTATATACCTCCTGTGAGCCTTGCCCAATGTGTTTGGGGGCAATTTATTGGGCGCGTCCCGAGAAGGTGTTTTATGCGCTTAACCGGGAAGACGCTGCCAAAATAGGTTTTGACGACCAGTTTATTTATGATGAAATTGCCTTGAAAATGGACAATCGTAAGATCCCTTTTGAAAATTTAATGCGGGAAGAGGGACTTCCGGTTTTTCAAAAATGGGAAGCTAAGGGAGATCGCGTAGATTACTAA
- a CDS encoding glycosyltransferase 87 family protein, translated as MSDFLKNHKFSILLLLAGIAFYWSFAYDLDRSDFIKLISLYTGLFFISFKIIQLEKTNFWFLAGIAILFRLIFIIATPNLSQDFYRFIWDGTLILEGLNPYLSVPKELPTSLQPISQELIQGMGSLSAGNYTSYPPVNQLLFAISALLGGKSILGSLVVMRLLIILADLGILYFGRKLLLKLDLPVHQIFWFILNPFIIIELTGNLHFEGVMLFFLVWSVYLLHQKKWIRSAVLLGISVSVKLLPLLFLPLLWKYFLKKRSFKNLPDNALIKNKIKQVQELNFQQLFTYYLIAGFTILISFLPFISSEFITNFSASIVLWFQKFEFNASIYYVIRWIGFQLKGYNIIETAGKILPLIVMIILAALAFFRKNNTTERLLSTMLLGVSAYFLLATTVHPWYVATPLLLSVFTNFRFALIWSFLVILSYSAYSNAEFKENFWLIAIEYILVIGIFLLEIFRPRLLSRFPYYK; from the coding sequence GTGTCAGATTTCCTTAAAAATCACAAATTCTCCATCCTCCTGCTTTTAGCGGGAATTGCTTTCTATTGGTCTTTTGCTTACGATTTGGACCGAAGTGATTTTATAAAATTAATAAGCCTTTATACCGGCTTGTTTTTTATCAGTTTTAAAATTATTCAATTAGAGAAAACTAACTTCTGGTTTTTGGCTGGAATCGCGATTTTATTTCGCCTGATATTTATCATAGCTACTCCAAACCTTTCCCAGGATTTTTACCGCTTTATCTGGGATGGCACATTAATTTTAGAAGGATTAAACCCATATTTATCGGTTCCTAAAGAGCTCCCCACTTCGCTCCAACCGATATCCCAAGAGTTAATACAGGGAATGGGAAGTTTAAGCGCCGGAAATTATACCAGTTATCCGCCGGTTAATCAATTGCTGTTTGCCATTTCTGCGCTCTTAGGCGGAAAAAGTATTTTGGGTTCTCTCGTAGTCATGCGACTTTTAATCATTTTAGCCGATTTAGGAATTCTATATTTTGGCCGAAAATTATTACTAAAATTAGACCTACCTGTGCACCAGATCTTCTGGTTTATCCTGAATCCTTTTATTATAATAGAACTTACCGGGAACCTGCATTTTGAAGGCGTTATGCTATTTTTTTTAGTTTGGTCGGTTTATTTATTACATCAAAAAAAGTGGATTAGGAGCGCGGTGCTACTGGGGATTTCAGTTTCAGTAAAATTATTGCCACTTTTGTTCTTACCGCTTTTATGGAAGTATTTTTTAAAGAAAAGAAGCTTCAAAAACCTGCCTGATAATGCATTAATCAAAAATAAAATCAAGCAGGTTCAGGAATTGAATTTTCAGCAATTATTTACCTATTATTTAATTGCTGGATTTACAATTTTAATTAGTTTTCTTCCTTTTATCTCTTCAGAATTTATTACAAATTTTTCAGCAAGCATCGTGCTTTGGTTTCAGAAATTCGAGTTTAATGCGAGTATTTATTATGTAATTAGATGGATTGGATTTCAGCTGAAAGGCTACAACATTATTGAAACTGCAGGGAAGATCTTACCACTTATCGTGATGATAATTCTTGCCGCACTCGCTTTTTTCAGAAAAAATAATACTACCGAAAGACTGCTCTCTACGATGCTTTTGGGAGTTTCAGCTTACTTTTTACTTGCCACTACGGTGCATCCCTGGTATGTTGCCACCCCACTTTTGCTTTCGGTCTTCACTAATTTCAGGTTTGCACTTATTTGGTCGTTTTTAGTGATTTTAAGCTATTCAGCATATTCTAATGCTGAATTTAAAGAAAATTTCTGGCTCATTGCTATTGAATATATTCTTGTAATCGGAATCTTCCTTTTAGAGATTTTTAGACCAAGGCTACTCAGCCGATTTCCTTATTATAAATAA
- a CDS encoding arginine decarboxylase translates to MNTKYSDLIDQTYYFPQEEFTLEGTELKFHDIDLMELVKQYGAPLKFTYLPKISENIGRAKKWFADAMAKHDYKGSYNYCYCTKSSHFQHVLNEALKNDIHIETSSAFDINIVEQLKKSGKITNDTYVLCNGFKRDQYIENISRLLNSGHRNCIPIIDNYEEIDLLSEKIDGKFPIGIRIASEEEPKFEFYTSRLGIGYKNIVPFYNKQIKENDQVSLKMLHFFINTGIRDTAYYWNELQKCLRVYVNLKKVCPDLDSLNIGGGFPVKNSLHFEYDYAYMVDEIINQIKLYCEEAEVDVPNIFTEFGSFTVGESGGAIYEILYQKQQNDREKWNMINSSFITTLPDTWAISKKFVMLPVNRWNDEYERVLLGGLTCDSDDYYNSEQNVNAIYLPKYKKDKPLYIGFFNTGAYQETIGGHGGLHHCLIPQPKHLLIDKDEDGNIKTSLFSPEQNAEDMLKILGYNGSN, encoded by the coding sequence TTGAATACTAAATACAGCGATTTAATAGACCAAACCTATTATTTTCCTCAGGAAGAGTTTACTCTTGAAGGCACCGAATTAAAATTTCATGATATTGATCTCATGGAGCTTGTGAAACAATATGGAGCTCCGTTAAAATTCACCTATCTGCCTAAAATATCAGAAAATATTGGCCGCGCGAAAAAGTGGTTTGCAGATGCTATGGCGAAACACGATTATAAAGGGAGTTATAATTACTGCTATTGTACTAAGAGTTCGCATTTTCAGCACGTCTTAAACGAAGCTTTAAAAAACGATATCCATATTGAAACCTCTTCGGCTTTCGATATTAATATTGTGGAGCAACTTAAGAAATCTGGGAAAATTACCAACGATACTTACGTGTTATGTAACGGTTTTAAACGTGATCAATACATAGAAAATATTTCACGTTTGTTAAATAGCGGACACAGAAATTGTATCCCGATTATTGATAATTATGAAGAAATAGACCTTCTATCTGAAAAGATTGATGGTAAATTTCCTATCGGAATCAGGATTGCTTCAGAAGAAGAACCAAAATTTGAATTCTATACTTCAAGGTTGGGAATAGGTTACAAGAATATTGTGCCTTTTTATAATAAACAGATAAAGGAAAACGACCAGGTTTCTCTAAAAATGCTCCATTTCTTTATTAATACTGGTATTCGAGATACAGCCTATTATTGGAATGAATTGCAGAAATGTTTACGGGTTTATGTAAACCTAAAAAAGGTTTGCCCAGATTTGGATAGTTTGAATATTGGGGGAGGTTTTCCGGTTAAAAATTCCCTGCATTTTGAGTATGATTACGCCTATATGGTAGACGAGATCATTAATCAGATCAAATTATATTGCGAGGAAGCTGAAGTTGATGTTCCTAACATTTTCACCGAATTTGGAAGTTTTACCGTTGGAGAAAGTGGCGGTGCCATCTATGAGATTTTATATCAAAAGCAACAAAATGATCGCGAAAAGTGGAATATGATTAATTCTTCATTTATAACCACTTTGCCAGATACCTGGGCCATAAGTAAGAAATTTGTGATGTTGCCGGTGAACCGTTGGAACGATGAATATGAACGTGTTCTGCTAGGGGGATTAACTTGCGATAGTGACGATTATTATAACTCAGAGCAGAATGTAAACGCAATCTATCTTCCGAAGTATAAAAAGGATAAACCGCTTTATATCGGCTTTTTTAATACCGGGGCTTACCAGGAAACTATTGGAGGTCACGGGGGCTTGCACCACTGTTTAATTCCGCAGCCAAAACATCTGCTTATCGATAAGGATGAAGATGGGAATATTAAAACCAGTTTATTTAGCCCGGAGCAAAATGCCGAGGATATGCTTAAAATCCTGGGTTATAATGGAAGCAATTAA
- a CDS encoding geranylgeranylglycerol-phosphate geranylgeranyltransferase codes for MASTSNKRLLLKMLSLFSVVRGYNILVLIVAQYLTSAFILAPELPLREIIFDDNLFFLILSSATVIASGYIINNFYDSEKDLINRPKKTMLDRFVSQRTKLSVYFILNLLAIFFASYVSFRAVVFFSIYIFAIWLYSHRLKRILFLGNLVASILTITPFFVVFVYYKNFETVIFIHATFLYLMIVMRELVKDLENMQGDLLQNYQTIPIVYGERLSKVFLSVLSILAIIPILLLITRYNTGYMDYYFYVSLLLLVFFLLYLYFSKAKWQYLLLHNILKLIIVVGVFSILLIDIQEVLNRVF; via the coding sequence ATGGCGTCCACTTCTAACAAGCGCTTATTGCTGAAAATGCTTAGTTTGTTTTCGGTGGTTCGTGGTTATAATATTCTTGTGCTTATTGTAGCACAATACCTTACTTCGGCATTTATTTTGGCGCCAGAGCTACCATTACGTGAAATTATTTTTGACGATAATTTGTTTTTTCTCATTCTGTCTTCTGCCACGGTAATCGCTTCGGGATATATTATTAATAATTTCTACGACAGTGAAAAAGATCTGATTAACAGGCCCAAGAAAACAATGTTAGATAGGTTTGTAAGTCAGCGTACCAAACTTTCAGTCTATTTCATTCTTAATTTACTCGCTATTTTCTTTGCGAGCTATGTATCGTTTAGAGCAGTAGTTTTCTTTTCGATCTATATATTTGCCATCTGGTTGTATTCCCATCGTTTAAAGCGCATTCTATTCCTGGGAAATCTCGTGGCTTCCATCTTAACAATTACGCCGTTTTTCGTAGTTTTTGTGTACTATAAGAATTTTGAAACGGTAATCTTTATCCACGCTACTTTCCTGTATCTAATGATTGTAATGCGGGAACTGGTAAAAGACCTGGAAAATATGCAGGGTGATTTGCTGCAAAACTATCAAACGATTCCAATTGTTTATGGTGAGCGACTTAGTAAGGTTTTTCTTTCAGTCTTAAGTATTTTGGCTATTATTCCTATTTTGCTTTTAATCACTCGATATAACACGGGTTATATGGATTACTATTTCTATGTGTCCCTGCTGCTACTTGTATTCTTCTTGTTGTATCTCTATTTCAGTAAGGCAAAATGGCAATATTTATTACTTCACAATATTCTTAAACTAATAATTGTAGTAGGTGTTTTCAGCATTCTACTTATAGATATTCAAGAAGTGCTCAACAGAGTATTCTAA
- a CDS encoding mevalonate kinase family protein — protein sequence MKGPLFYSKILLFGEYGIIKDSKGLSIPYNFYNGALKVDEDPSEAAIASNKSLRRFVAYLSELEQNNPELVQFDIAALNADIEKGMYFDSTIPQGYGVGSSGALVAAIYDKYATGKITVLENLTRDKLLKLKKIFGEMESFFHGKSSGLDPLNSYLSIPILINSKDNIEPAGIPSQTENGQGAVFLLDSGSTGETGPMVGIFMENMKQEGFRQMLKEQFVKHTDACVDDFLKGDVKSLFTNVKRLSHVVLDNFKPMIPAQFHKLWKHGIDTNDYYLKLCGSGGGGYILGFTEDIEKARKSLKDYKLEVVYNF from the coding sequence ATGAAAGGACCTTTATTTTATTCAAAAATCTTACTCTTTGGAGAGTATGGGATCATTAAAGATTCCAAAGGTTTATCCATTCCTTATAATTTTTATAATGGAGCTTTAAAAGTAGATGAAGATCCTTCTGAAGCTGCTATTGCCTCTAACAAAAGTTTACGCCGATTTGTAGCATACCTGAGCGAGCTTGAGCAAAATAATCCGGAATTGGTTCAATTTGATATAGCCGCATTAAATGCAGATATAGAAAAAGGCATGTATTTCGATTCAACCATTCCGCAGGGATATGGAGTAGGTAGCAGCGGTGCTTTGGTTGCGGCAATTTATGATAAATATGCAACCGGAAAAATCACCGTATTAGAAAATCTTACCCGCGATAAATTATTAAAACTGAAAAAGATCTTCGGGGAAATGGAATCTTTTTTCCACGGAAAATCGTCAGGTTTAGATCCGCTTAACAGCTATTTAAGTATTCCTATTCTTATAAATTCTAAAGATAATATTGAACCTGCTGGCATTCCGTCGCAGACAGAAAACGGCCAGGGTGCTGTGTTTTTATTAGATAGCGGAAGCACTGGGGAAACCGGCCCGATGGTTGGGATTTTTATGGAAAATATGAAACAGGAAGGTTTCCGTCAAATGCTTAAAGAGCAGTTTGTAAAACATACAGATGCCTGCGTAGACGATTTTCTTAAAGGTGACGTAAAATCTTTATTCACCAACGTAAAAAGGCTGTCGCACGTGGTGCTTGATAATTTTAAACCAATGATTCCTGCCCAATTTCATAAACTTTGGAAACACGGGATAGACACCAACGATTATTACCTGAAACTTTGTGGTTCGGGTGGCGGTGGCTATATTTTAGGTTTTACTGAAGATATCGAAAAAGCTAGAAAATCTCTTAAAGATTACAAATTAGAAGTGGTTTACAACTTCTAA
- a CDS encoding cellulose synthase family protein: protein MDLAIIIIYTLALLLIFFYSISQLQLLVNYLKAKKEVETSEKFDLENPAEIPFVTIQLPLYNELYVVERLLKNIAKMDYPREKLEIQVLDDSTDESITKIETIVAELQKNGLDIKHITRKDRSGFKAGALKEGLKIAKGEFIAIFDSDFLPKKDWLLQTVPYFKNPEIGVVQTRWGHINRDYSLLTKIQAFALDFHFILEQTGRNFGRHFINFNGTAGIWRKECILDAGNWSGDTLTEDLDLSYRAQLQKWKFKYLEDVETPAELPVAISAARSQQFRWNKGAAENFKKNFNKLVKDKSVPFSTKFHAFFHLLNSSMFLVILVLAVLSIPVLFIKNNNPQFSWYFNLVAFFLVSTVIFFLCYYAAYSRIHGKSFKNFLSFIGMFFTFFSVAMGFSVHNSLAVLEGHFGKKSAFIRTPKFNVNSLKDSWKNNIYIQQKFSLSIAVEFALWLYFGFGLYSAFLLNDFSLAFFHLMLFIGFGFVVFKSVRI, encoded by the coding sequence ATGGACCTTGCCATTATCATCATATACACACTTGCCCTGCTACTTATTTTTTTCTATAGTATTTCGCAGCTTCAACTGTTAGTGAATTACCTGAAAGCTAAAAAAGAGGTAGAAACTTCGGAGAAATTTGATCTGGAAAATCCTGCTGAAATTCCCTTTGTGACCATTCAACTTCCACTTTATAATGAACTTTACGTGGTGGAGCGTTTACTGAAAAATATTGCAAAAATGGATTACCCCAGGGAAAAGCTGGAGATCCAGGTTTTGGATGATTCTACCGATGAATCTATTACAAAGATTGAAACCATAGTAGCAGAGCTTCAAAAAAACGGGCTCGATATTAAACATATTACCAGGAAAGATCGCAGTGGTTTTAAAGCCGGCGCTTTAAAAGAAGGATTAAAAATTGCCAAAGGTGAGTTTATAGCGATTTTCGATTCTGATTTTCTACCTAAAAAAGATTGGTTATTACAAACCGTACCCTACTTTAAAAATCCTGAAATAGGTGTAGTCCAAACACGCTGGGGGCATATAAACCGCGATTATTCCCTGCTTACAAAAATCCAGGCGTTTGCTTTGGACTTTCATTTTATACTGGAACAGACCGGCCGTAATTTTGGAAGACATTTTATCAACTTTAACGGTACCGCCGGAATATGGAGAAAGGAATGCATTTTAGATGCAGGAAACTGGAGCGGAGATACCTTAACCGAAGACCTGGACCTAAGTTACCGGGCACAACTCCAAAAATGGAAATTTAAATACCTTGAAGATGTGGAAACCCCTGCAGAATTACCGGTTGCGATAAGCGCGGCGCGCTCCCAACAATTTCGATGGAATAAAGGTGCAGCCGAAAATTTTAAAAAGAATTTCAACAAACTCGTTAAAGATAAATCGGTTCCTTTCAGCACTAAATTTCATGCTTTTTTTCACTTATTAAACTCCAGTATGTTTCTGGTGATTCTGGTTCTGGCGGTGTTGAGCATTCCTGTGTTGTTTATTAAAAATAACAATCCGCAGTTTAGCTGGTATTTTAATTTGGTGGCTTTCTTTTTAGTAAGTACGGTGATTTTTTTTCTATGTTATTATGCTGCCTATTCGAGAATTCACGGAAAAAGTTTTAAAAATTTCCTGAGTTTTATCGGTATGTTTTTTACTTTTTTTTCAGTAGCGATGGGATTTTCGGTTCATAATTCTTTAGCTGTTCTGGAAGGGCATTTTGGAAAGAAATCAGCTTTTATAAGAACGCCTAAGTTCAATGTAAATTCATTAAAAGATTCCTGGAAAAACAATATTTATATTCAGCAGAAATTCTCTTTGAGCATCGCCGTAGAATTCGCCTTATGGTTATATTTTGGCTTCGGACTCTATAGCGCTTTTTTACTGAACGATTTTAGCCTTGCTTTTTTTCATCTGATGCTGTTTATTGGATTTGGATTTGTGGTTTTTAAATCGGTGAGGATTTAA